A single genomic interval of Salinarchaeum sp. IM2453 harbors:
- a CDS encoding RNA-guided endonuclease TnpB family protein: MAWEVTRTVRVRLDVPDDRKSDLHATNSKFQYCANRTADWAWRYPDEDCVTSKSEAEDAIYDDLREKTDYLHANLVQKAIKRATDDIDNCVDRLADGKNTSKPYYDTFSIVYDKRAATYYRDKVSLATVNGRVECEYNLPDNPDGTPHGKYLLNDDYSFSTSTVHYDSETDEFYLHAVMERELDVNSPEKAEHSNVLGVDCNVDDHIAVTSTGAFVGNADYLNHQRREFEKRRASLQQTGTRSAHLTFQRIGDRFGRWSEDYLHQCSKEIVAEAKRHSCTHIAFEDLEQIRARISDGKKFQQWAFRELQEQTEHKAELAGIVVETVEPSYTSQQCSKCGCTLEENRDDQHFQCFDCSYSVNADYNAAKNVARKLALKLQRGQKSPAGGAFCQYALKSGTMTVNATKVASDTYVSAERESTDKPTASAVDS; the protein is encoded by the coding sequence TGTACCTGACGACCGCAAGAGCGACCTCCATGCCACCAACTCCAAATTCCAGTACTGCGCGAACCGTACCGCAGACTGGGCGTGGCGCTACCCCGACGAGGACTGCGTAACCAGCAAGAGCGAAGCCGAGGACGCCATCTACGACGACCTTCGTGAAAAAACCGACTACCTGCACGCGAACCTCGTCCAGAAGGCCATCAAACGCGCCACCGACGACATTGACAACTGTGTTGACCGGCTTGCAGACGGAAAAAACACCAGCAAGCCCTACTACGATACATTCAGCATCGTCTACGACAAGCGAGCGGCCACTTACTACCGCGACAAAGTGAGTCTCGCCACAGTCAACGGCAGAGTTGAATGCGAATACAACCTGCCCGACAACCCTGACGGGACACCACACGGCAAATACCTACTGAACGACGACTACTCATTTTCAACCAGTACCGTCCACTACGACTCAGAAACCGACGAGTTCTACCTGCACGCGGTGATGGAACGGGAACTTGACGTGAACAGTCCTGAGAAAGCCGAGCATTCGAACGTGCTTGGCGTGGACTGCAACGTTGATGACCATATCGCCGTGACCTCGACGGGTGCGTTCGTCGGGAACGCCGACTACCTTAACCATCAACGCCGCGAGTTCGAGAAACGCCGTGCCAGCCTGCAACAGACAGGCACACGGAGTGCCCATCTGACCTTCCAGCGCATTGGCGACAGGTTTGGGCGCTGGAGCGAAGACTACCTGCACCAGTGTTCCAAAGAAATCGTTGCCGAAGCCAAGCGTCACAGCTGTACGCACATCGCATTTGAGGACTTGGAGCAGATTCGAGCGCGTATCAGCGACGGCAAGAAGTTTCAACAATGGGCATTCCGCGAACTGCAAGAACAAACCGAACATAAGGCAGAACTGGCTGGCATTGTCGTTGAAACAGTCGAACCATCCTACACCAGCCAACAATGCTCGAAGTGTGGCTGTACGCTCGAAGAAAACCGAGACGACCAACACTTCCAGTGTTTTGACTGTTCATACTCGGTGAACGCCGACTACAACGCGGCAAAAAACGTTGCTCGGAAACTCGCACTCAAACTCCAGCGAGGGCAGAAGTCCCCCGCTGGAGGGGCGTTCTGTCAGTACGCCCTGAAGTCGGGGACAATGACCGTGAACGCTACTAAAGTGGCGTCCGACACCTACGTATCGGCAGAACGGGAGTCCACCGACAAGCCAACGGCTTCAGCCGTTGATAGCTGA